A window of the Diabrotica undecimpunctata isolate CICGRU chromosome 1, icDiaUnde3, whole genome shotgun sequence genome harbors these coding sequences:
- the LOC140431264 gene encoding uncharacterized protein, producing the protein MKAFVCLLVVAAAASYVQGGYLSGGGGGGWSGGGGGWKSGGGGGWSGGGGGYGGGGGGGYGGGGWSGGGSSGWKSGGGGGWIGGGSGGYGGGGGGGGGYGGGGSTVKIIKILVPSGGGGGGGGHGGWSGGGGGGGYGGGSGWKSGGGWSSGGGGWPSGGGGGWSSGGGGGWSGGGGGWKSGGGGGGGWW; encoded by the exons GTGGCTACCTTAGCGGTGGTGGCGGCGGTGGCTGGTCCGGAGGCGGCGGAGGCTGGAAATCAGGAGGCGGCGGCGGTTGGTCCGGTGGTGGAGGAGGATACGGAGGCGGCGGCGGTGGAGGATACGGAGGCGGCGGATGGTCCGGTGGTGGATCTAGCGGCTGGAAATCAGGAGGAGGCGGTGGTTGGATAGGCGGAGGTAGCGGAGGATACGGAGGCGGCGGCGGCGGCGGTGGAGGATACGGAGGTGGTGGAAGCACcgttaaaattatcaaaattctcGTACCAAGCGGCGGAGGCGGCGGCGGCGGTGGACACGGAGGTTGGTCCGGCGGCGGCGGCGGCGGTGGATATGGAGGTGGCAGCGGATGGAAATCCGGTGGTGGATGGTCTAGCGGCGGCGGTGGATGGCCAAGCGGCGGAGGAGGTGGATGGTCCTCCGGCGGTGGCGGTGGATGGTCTGGCGGCGGTGGTGGATGGAAATCAG GTGGAGGAGGTGGTGGTGGCTGGTGGTAA